A DNA window from Pseudodesulfovibrio thermohalotolerans contains the following coding sequences:
- a CDS encoding integrase domain-containing protein gives MKSISLALGANRATLSGPRSKQHRIRQNAKAFASRVREAGFGVRKWTNISNKHFAAVAAKMKGQGVGDGRIAEIFSAARHLCEAYGNTRISPTNNVFGVKRGAIANANSKAVAPEFVLGAIAKLEAESSYEHGPRCAAQIRLQYELGLRREESAKVDLINDWDKEGRTLRIQYGPKGGRPRTLHNLSDRQQEALERALSYVSQSDRPGINNLMPEGMGDKWQEKLSYAARLCGFTKKESGWTLHSNRHERFHRMYAEHTGFQPPNQYPSVEAFQQAAHNAAGEEWPRLDAEARDEIEVTAGHSAGRRDVSNAYLGSSQ, from the coding sequence ATGAAATCCATCAGTCTGGCACTGGGCGCGAACAGGGCAACCTTGTCCGGCCCGCGCTCGAAACAACACAGAATCCGGCAGAACGCTAAAGCCTTCGCAAGCCGGGTGCGTGAAGCCGGGTTTGGGGTCCGCAAATGGACCAACATTTCCAACAAGCATTTTGCGGCGGTAGCCGCCAAGATGAAAGGACAGGGCGTGGGTGACGGGCGCATAGCTGAAATTTTTTCGGCAGCCCGTCACCTGTGCGAAGCATACGGCAACACCCGCATCAGCCCGACCAATAATGTGTTTGGCGTGAAGCGCGGGGCCATTGCCAACGCTAACAGCAAGGCGGTTGCCCCTGAATTCGTCTTGGGGGCGATCGCCAAACTGGAAGCCGAATCGTCATACGAGCACGGCCCCCGGTGCGCCGCCCAGATCCGGCTACAATACGAACTGGGGCTCCGGCGCGAAGAGTCGGCAAAAGTCGATCTGATCAACGATTGGGACAAGGAAGGCCGCACTCTTCGCATCCAGTATGGTCCGAAGGGTGGGCGCCCCCGGACGTTGCACAATCTGTCCGATCGGCAGCAGGAAGCTCTTGAGCGAGCTCTGTCCTATGTCAGCCAATCCGACAGGCCCGGTATCAACAACCTTATGCCTGAAGGGATGGGGGATAAGTGGCAGGAAAAGCTGTCCTATGCGGCCAGGTTGTGCGGTTTCACCAAAAAGGAAAGCGGGTGGACTTTGCATAGCAATCGCCATGAAAGGTTCCACCGGATGTACGCCGAACACACCGGCTTTCAGCCGCCTAATCAGTACCCTTCAGTGGAAGCCTTTCAACAGGCCGCCCACAACGCGGCAGGGGAAGAATGGCCTCGGCTCGATGCCGAAGCCCGTGACGAAATCGAAGTGACCGCAGGACATTCCGCAGGAAGGCGGGACGTGTCCAATGCCTACCTTGGCAGCAGTCAGTAA
- a CDS encoding IS3 family transposase (programmed frameshift), which translates to MGIRKHTPEQIIAKLREAEVLLARGETVPKVSRKLGVTEQTYYRWRKEYGGMRVSQAQKLKELEKENSRLKRLVADLNLDKMILEEAAKGKLLSPSRRRRCVYRVREKMQVSERKACRVLGQVRSTQRYASNPRADEAALTAAVIELATQYGRYGYRRILELLHRDGWKVSHTRLERIWRREGLQVPKKQPKRKRLWLADGSCIRLRPCWPGHVWSYDFVMDRTHDGKAFRMLTVIDEYTRECLAIDVARSLKSEDVLYRLSRLFVERGAPDHIRSDNGPEFTAKAVRKWLGRVGVKTLFIEPGSPWENGYNESFNGKLRDELLNGEIFTTLREARYLIDEWRWEYNTFRPHSALGYKPPAPKATLPPGGEWSQPSKRQGGSTNIAGGTNG; encoded by the exons ATGGGCATCAGAAAGCACACACCGGAACAGATTATCGCCAAGCTGCGTGAAGCAGAAGTCCTTTTGGCCCGGGGAGAAACGGTCCCCAAGGTCAGCCGCAAGCTCGGCGTGACTGAGCAAACCTATTATCGATGGCGCAAAGAATATGGCGGAATGCGTGTCAGTCAGGCCCAAAAGCTTAAGGAACTGGAGAAAGAGAACTCTCGTCTGAAGCGGTTGGTCGCTGACCTCAATCTGGACAAAATGATTCTGGAAGAAGCGGCAA AAGGGAAACTTCTGAGCCCTTCGCGCCGCCGTCGTTGTGTATACCGGGTTCGAGAAAAGATGCAGGTATCAGAACGGAAAGCTTGCCGAGTACTTGGACAAGTCCGTTCTACGCAACGATATGCGTCCAATCCTCGTGCAGATGAAGCTGCACTAACCGCCGCAGTGATTGAATTGGCCACCCAATACGGACGATATGGATACCGTCGGATATTGGAACTGCTGCACAGAGATGGTTGGAAGGTCAGCCACACGAGGCTGGAACGCATTTGGCGACGTGAGGGGCTACAAGTCCCGAAAAAACAACCGAAACGTAAACGACTATGGCTGGCAGATGGCTCCTGCATTCGCCTTCGTCCATGCTGGCCAGGTCATGTTTGGTCGTATGATTTCGTCATGGACAGAACCCATGACGGCAAAGCCTTTCGGATGCTCACTGTGATCGATGAATATACTCGTGAGTGTCTGGCAATCGACGTAGCGAGAAGCCTCAAATCGGAAGATGTGCTTTACCGCTTGAGCAGGCTGTTTGTTGAACGGGGAGCACCGGATCACATCAGATCGGATAACGGACCGGAGTTCACGGCAAAAGCCGTCAGAAAATGGCTGGGACGAGTCGGAGTGAAGACTTTGTTTATTGAACCGGGAAGCCCTTGGGAGAACGGATACAACGAGAGTTTCAACGGTAAATTACGTGATGAACTCCTCAATGGAGAAATCTTCACAACGCTCAGGGAAGCTCGCTACTTGATCGACGAGTGGCGTTGGGAGTACAACACATTCAGGCCTCACAGCGCTCTGGGATACAAGCCACCCGCGCCCAAGGCCACTCTCCCCCCGGGGGGAGAGTGGAGCCAGCCCTCCAAACGCCAAGGGGGGAGCACTAACATCGCGGGTGGTACAAACGGATAG
- a CDS encoding TIGR00725 family protein — MLNDNKTRPNRRSTVAVIGNARIEPDSTQEKLAFEIGKRVIDGGYRLMTGGLGGVMEAACRGGRQSLNWADGSIIGVLPGSDPGDANPYVDIAIPSSLDHGRNILVAQADAVVAVGGGAGTLSEMALAWAHKRLIIGVRCGGWSERLAGQPIDNRRRYKSIPNDMVYPADTPDESFRLLDKLISLYTGTHKGIPSSHSTLK, encoded by the coding sequence ATGCTGAATGATAATAAAACACGACCTAATCGTCGCTCAACGGTAGCAGTTATTGGCAACGCGAGGATCGAGCCCGATTCCACTCAGGAGAAGCTGGCCTTTGAAATTGGCAAAAGAGTCATTGATGGCGGCTACCGACTCATGACCGGAGGGCTTGGAGGTGTCATGGAAGCCGCGTGCCGTGGAGGGCGCCAATCTCTCAACTGGGCAGATGGCTCCATCATCGGAGTACTACCGGGCAGCGATCCTGGCGACGCGAACCCCTATGTGGACATAGCTATCCCTTCTTCGTTGGATCATGGTCGTAATATACTTGTCGCACAAGCTGACGCAGTTGTTGCCGTAGGCGGAGGAGCGGGGACATTGTCGGAAATGGCTCTCGCTTGGGCGCATAAGCGACTGATTATTGGCGTCCGTTGCGGGGGGTGGAGTGAGCGCCTTGCGGGTCAGCCCATAGACAATCGACGTCGATACAAATCCATCCCCAATGACATGGTATACCCGGCGGACACACCGGATGAATCTTTTAGGCTATTGGACAAACTCATCAGCTTGTACACTGGGACACACAAGGGAATTCCCTCAAGCCATTCAACATTAAAATGA
- a CDS encoding IS3 family transposase (programmed frameshift), with translation MRKSRFTEHQIVRILKSVESGRTVKDVCREHGVSNATYYKWKSKYGGMEASDIERMKDLEAENRKLKQMFADLSLENMALKDVIGKKTLRPVQRKQLVTHMICEFEMSVRKACTALGVSRSYYAYKPHPRDDSTVIAALTELAEKKPTWGFSKLFAVLRKQGTPWNHKRVWRVYCLLKMNLKRKAKKRRPQRTRKAVAQPLLANHCWSIDFMRDTLYSGRAFRTFNAVDDFNREVLAVEVDTNLPAGRVLRVLDRVAEERGRYPEKLRMDNGPEFASSAMAAWADQHGVGLEFIQPGKPTQNSYIERFNRTYREEVLDLYIFDSLSEVRECTERFIREYNEDRPHESLGDMTPVEFAAQRAGGTPCPLGSHQKTAGSLYY, from the exons ATGCGCAAATCAAGATTCACTGAGCACCAGATCGTGCGGATTTTGAAATCCGTGGAAAGTGGACGGACGGTCAAGGACGTCTGCCGAGAGCACGGCGTGAGCAACGCTACGTACTACAAATGGAAGTCCAAGTACGGCGGCATGGAGGCGTCCGACATAGAGCGGATGAAAGACCTTGAGGCAGAAAACCGTAAGCTCAAGCAGATGTTTGCGGATCTGAGCCTGGAAAACATGGCTCTCAAGGATGTCATCG GAAAAAAAACTCTGAGGCCGGTTCAGCGAAAACAGCTCGTCACGCACATGATCTGTGAGTTCGAGATGAGTGTCCGCAAGGCTTGTACAGCTCTTGGCGTCAGCCGGAGCTACTACGCGTACAAGCCTCATCCGCGCGACGATAGTACCGTCATCGCCGCTTTGACTGAACTGGCCGAGAAAAAGCCCACATGGGGCTTCAGTAAGCTTTTTGCTGTGCTTCGCAAGCAGGGGACCCCTTGGAATCACAAACGCGTCTGGCGGGTTTATTGCTTGTTGAAAATGAATTTGAAACGCAAGGCAAAGAAACGTCGCCCCCAAAGGACAAGGAAAGCCGTGGCCCAGCCGCTGCTGGCGAACCATTGTTGGTCGATTGATTTCATGCGTGACACTCTCTACAGCGGGCGGGCTTTCAGAACATTTAATGCTGTTGACGATTTCAATCGAGAGGTGCTTGCCGTGGAAGTAGACACCAACCTGCCAGCCGGAAGAGTGCTCAGGGTACTTGACCGGGTAGCCGAAGAAAGAGGTCGTTACCCGGAAAAGCTGAGGATGGACAACGGACCTGAATTTGCCAGTTCGGCCATGGCAGCCTGGGCTGATCAGCACGGTGTTGGGCTGGAGTTCATACAGCCAGGCAAGCCGACGCAAAACTCATATATTGAGCGTTTCAACCGGACCTATCGGGAAGAGGTCTTGGACTTGTATATCTTCGATAGCTTGAGCGAAGTGCGTGAATGCACGGAGAGATTTATCAGGGAGTACAACGAAGATCGGCCTCATGAATCGCTAGGCGACATGACGCCAGTGGAATTTGCAGCCCAGAGGGCAGGGGGTACCCCCTGCCCTCTGGGCTCTCACCAAAAAACGGCGGGAAGCCTCTACTACTAG
- a CDS encoding glycosyltransferase, translated as MRTFPFELVALVATANRPQLLVTRSLPSIFAQTFTPDRIVVVDDSEVKFHPKTQRAIAKTKHSDHIELLRNRRTPGASGAWNSGLDHILRTSSDPRFVFVAILDDDDEWAPDHLRRCVMVASESQADMVSSAFIRQEMGREPRIVVPPETLRRDDFLTGNPGIQGSNLFVRLSTILEAGLFDENLASCTDRDLCIRLCELPDICYANQPIATVRHHASSTRPRLSSPNLPAKRKGLECFYQKYALQMTNGQKQRFLDRALRYFSWEPTAPSSPTPNEVILADISELHVDHQLALAVGVIVAPNRVGSAARLLEDLHIMSCDPAVVGLDVLLIENGAGWEISRPFVELVKSTRSKGLNVYAMTRDIIREDHEAGRIEAPECAQGERMGIARARTVLQSYLYALLCRRPGAVGWILDDDMHLEALTQQQGEAIRWKPPYVQALARAKAEGVTDIGIGPYTGAPPLPFASCLRGQMVDLVHTLRRWSRLSSKALLPPALGMNTRLAEGRRDFYYDLSRIETDRLETPFNFTFARPEESVAEVFSQLAKRFERILAGEQLFRPLIQQEQNGHCMPDGSPLQRGGNTFIFNPEVLTDIPNPCLLTQGRPMRRSDMLWSLAQQHLNGRTVRTLSLPVYHDRSGLQVEGLDSEKVIDDIRGYAFYSALQDRLNEGDPKGKVGSSWISHPDIDVFTSLVEKYAKERLAAFTLSFWRVRGCAKSALHFLEHPDLQDTSWIHGNEFVKERTKLGAVLQRILAMYNPEELRRITQGIDALDSAHVESLLEELPQQCRAHRRRLKDITPLVSRIHSQRMQSAQDHVRRLLGINGHLRILGHGCEGVALTDGCKVFKVFDYWKSREARRQIKFLTSKVGAWTGTNGLYPLESLIKEDSIAILTYPYEDSTPYTGGNGPGLIDLLVECHENGIVCRNIHPKNLRNVDEKVRLIDYGSDIQQLHSESEFETMCRRAWLSWRYPHRNDLSEVMKAALTDKNLPELAGFEYFMEAVKQRIKSAIGYYDKIVEIVELSSPDRVLDYGCGKGNILGQLGRKGILGIGYDPDPCLRSIWESRWNEMAGHVQFLSESSSLNDMKFGTVICTRVLCALDDDAYTQAIRDLRRMTKTGGTVVVSVCDPEFINVRHTAEATKNLNRTISEKDGTLRWEKRLASGKTRIEFYRPRRKLIRDLALLGLTIVDEFEIPTIDMDRFEPASEVRVFVLKALPRLPEISVMIKCCAMEAATLEVQVQHLIRQLEGPRAFAERLLVVDERAEGFLRQYTSGNMRALKEACDRLLESGWIDKIVYSPQEKGGIVALNSRWFGLRTDATHAKTGPQTASTLSGFEECRTPYLLQVDSDLMVGRTDHTHDYLADMLQVFADNPTAATVALNICNAENKPYTSQNSNGPWRTEVRGAMIHMERFNALTPFPNAVTQGGLELTWYRAADQRMRFEMGCSWRGGDKRTFFIHPPNERKADTDAWLAILDRVEKGVIPSIQDGHVDLQGKLEDWFAPLRDETFIFILGGKDVTPGRFMRCLNSIIKQQREDWGCIVIDDASSPELAQYIQRSCSKYSNKISVFNIRKRRGLLANMIWAIRLACANPRSIIVTVDADDMLLSDRTLDQLHGAYQRGADLTVGSMLRTDKHVHYPIDFNDPRGNRGGNVWQHLRSFRKYLFDAVPESMFKLNGRYIDLATDWAYMLPMVELAKNPVHIRHSLYLYEPSGTGKGADTQRREDIIAQIVAKEPLNL; from the coding sequence ATGCGCACCTTTCCATTTGAACTTGTGGCGCTTGTTGCAACTGCAAATCGTCCGCAGCTTCTCGTAACCCGTTCATTGCCTTCAATTTTTGCGCAAACATTCACACCAGACAGAATCGTGGTTGTGGACGACTCTGAGGTAAAGTTCCACCCCAAAACACAGCGAGCCATCGCTAAGACCAAGCACTCAGATCATATAGAGTTGCTTCGAAATCGTCGTACCCCTGGAGCTTCAGGCGCTTGGAATTCAGGCCTTGACCACATCCTGCGGACAAGCTCAGACCCCCGATTCGTTTTTGTAGCTATCTTGGATGATGATGACGAATGGGCTCCTGACCACTTGCGTAGATGCGTTATGGTAGCTTCTGAATCACAGGCTGATATGGTTTCGAGCGCATTCATCCGCCAGGAAATGGGCAGAGAACCAAGGATCGTTGTCCCTCCCGAAACACTCCGCCGGGATGATTTCTTAACTGGAAACCCAGGGATACAGGGATCAAACCTTTTCGTTAGGCTATCCACAATCCTCGAAGCTGGATTGTTCGATGAAAACCTCGCCAGTTGTACTGACCGCGATTTATGCATTCGACTGTGTGAATTGCCGGATATTTGCTACGCTAATCAACCGATAGCAACGGTTAGGCACCACGCATCCTCTACCCGGCCTCGCCTTTCATCGCCGAACCTCCCTGCAAAACGAAAGGGACTGGAATGCTTTTACCAGAAATACGCCCTTCAGATGACAAACGGTCAGAAGCAAAGATTCCTCGACAGGGCTCTTCGATATTTTTCTTGGGAACCTACAGCCCCCTCTTCGCCCACCCCAAATGAAGTTATCCTCGCAGATATCTCTGAGCTACATGTTGATCACCAACTCGCCTTGGCAGTTGGTGTAATTGTTGCCCCCAATAGGGTTGGATCGGCGGCCCGCCTCTTGGAGGATCTACATATTATGTCCTGCGACCCGGCAGTGGTGGGGCTTGATGTCCTTTTGATCGAGAACGGAGCTGGCTGGGAAATATCCCGACCGTTTGTTGAACTCGTAAAAAGCACGAGGTCAAAGGGTCTGAACGTCTATGCCATGACCAGAGACATCATCCGAGAAGATCACGAGGCAGGGAGGATAGAGGCCCCTGAATGCGCCCAAGGAGAGCGCATGGGGATAGCCCGTGCTCGGACCGTACTCCAATCCTATCTATACGCACTGTTATGCCGACGACCGGGAGCGGTGGGGTGGATTCTGGACGATGACATGCACCTTGAGGCCCTCACACAACAACAGGGCGAGGCGATCCGATGGAAGCCACCCTATGTACAAGCATTGGCTCGAGCAAAGGCAGAGGGTGTTACTGATATTGGCATAGGCCCATATACGGGAGCCCCTCCCCTACCATTTGCCTCGTGCCTAAGGGGACAAATGGTGGACTTGGTTCACACGCTACGCCGCTGGTCTCGGCTATCCTCCAAGGCGCTCCTTCCGCCCGCGCTTGGGATGAACACCCGACTGGCTGAAGGTCGAAGGGATTTCTATTATGACCTCTCCAGAATTGAAACGGATCGTCTGGAAACCCCCTTCAATTTCACTTTCGCCCGCCCTGAGGAATCTGTGGCCGAAGTTTTTTCCCAATTGGCCAAGAGATTTGAACGCATTTTAGCAGGAGAACAGCTCTTCCGTCCCCTCATACAGCAAGAACAAAATGGACATTGTATGCCAGATGGCTCTCCGCTACAGCGAGGCGGAAACACATTCATTTTCAATCCTGAAGTCCTCACAGATATCCCGAACCCGTGTCTGTTGACTCAAGGCCGACCTATGCGCCGCTCTGACATGTTGTGGTCGCTTGCTCAACAACACTTGAATGGACGAACGGTCCGGACTCTTTCTCTACCCGTTTACCATGACAGATCCGGGTTGCAGGTCGAAGGTTTAGACTCGGAAAAAGTCATCGATGACATCCGCGGCTACGCCTTCTATTCTGCCTTACAGGATCGACTCAACGAAGGAGACCCAAAGGGCAAAGTGGGGTCATCCTGGATATCCCACCCCGACATCGACGTATTTACGTCACTGGTCGAGAAATACGCCAAGGAACGGTTGGCGGCATTTACGCTTTCTTTTTGGCGCGTGAGAGGCTGCGCGAAATCAGCACTTCACTTCCTTGAACATCCTGACTTGCAAGACACAAGTTGGATACATGGCAACGAGTTCGTAAAAGAACGCACAAAGTTGGGTGCCGTTCTTCAACGAATTCTCGCAATGTACAACCCAGAAGAGCTACGCCGCATCACCCAAGGCATTGACGCCCTTGACTCGGCACATGTCGAGAGTCTTTTGGAAGAACTGCCCCAACAATGCAGGGCACACCGCCGCCGCCTCAAGGACATCACTCCTTTGGTTAGCAGAATACACTCTCAGCGGATGCAGTCTGCTCAAGATCATGTAAGGCGTTTGTTAGGAATCAACGGCCATCTTCGAATATTGGGGCATGGCTGTGAGGGGGTTGCACTCACAGACGGCTGCAAGGTCTTCAAAGTCTTCGATTACTGGAAAAGCAGGGAAGCTCGGCGACAGATTAAATTTCTGACCTCGAAGGTGGGCGCTTGGACTGGCACGAACGGCTTGTATCCGTTGGAATCGCTCATTAAGGAGGACAGTATCGCAATTCTCACATATCCGTATGAGGATTCGACTCCGTACACAGGCGGGAACGGCCCGGGATTAATCGACTTGCTGGTCGAATGCCATGAGAACGGAATCGTGTGCCGGAATATCCATCCCAAGAATTTGCGTAACGTGGATGAGAAAGTAAGGCTCATCGATTACGGTTCCGACATCCAGCAGCTTCATTCGGAATCCGAATTTGAAACGATGTGCCGTCGAGCATGGTTAAGTTGGAGATATCCCCACCGTAACGACCTGAGCGAGGTGATGAAGGCCGCTCTCACGGATAAAAACCTGCCAGAACTAGCTGGATTTGAGTATTTTATGGAAGCCGTAAAGCAACGTATAAAGTCGGCAATTGGGTACTACGACAAAATAGTAGAGATTGTTGAGCTATCGTCTCCTGATCGGGTGCTGGACTACGGCTGCGGCAAGGGGAACATACTGGGCCAACTTGGACGAAAGGGTATTTTGGGAATCGGCTACGATCCCGACCCATGCCTTCGGTCAATATGGGAATCCCGATGGAATGAGATGGCTGGCCATGTTCAATTCCTATCAGAAAGTTCCTCCCTCAATGATATGAAATTTGGCACCGTCATCTGTACTCGGGTGCTTTGCGCTCTCGACGATGACGCATATACACAGGCAATAAGAGACCTTCGTCGAATGACCAAGACGGGAGGAACGGTCGTGGTGTCTGTCTGCGATCCTGAATTTATCAATGTGCGGCATACAGCGGAAGCAACCAAAAATTTAAATAGAACGATATCCGAAAAAGATGGCACTCTACGGTGGGAGAAACGCCTAGCCTCAGGCAAGACACGAATTGAATTTTACAGGCCGAGAAGGAAACTCATCCGAGACTTGGCCCTGCTTGGGCTGACTATTGTCGATGAATTTGAAATCCCGACTATAGACATGGACCGTTTCGAACCTGCATCCGAAGTACGCGTATTCGTTTTAAAGGCATTACCCCGCCTTCCCGAAATATCCGTCATGATAAAATGCTGCGCCATGGAGGCCGCCACACTGGAGGTCCAAGTTCAGCATCTGATCAGGCAACTGGAAGGGCCCCGGGCCTTTGCTGAACGACTCCTGGTCGTGGATGAACGCGCAGAAGGTTTTCTTCGCCAATATACCTCGGGCAACATGCGGGCATTAAAAGAGGCATGCGATAGACTGCTTGAAAGCGGCTGGATCGACAAGATTGTATACAGCCCCCAAGAGAAGGGAGGAATCGTCGCTCTGAATAGTCGTTGGTTTGGACTCCGAACAGACGCCACCCACGCGAAAACCGGTCCCCAAACGGCCTCCACCCTGTCAGGATTTGAGGAATGTAGGACCCCATATCTCCTACAGGTTGACAGCGACTTAATGGTCGGACGTACAGACCACACCCACGACTACCTCGCTGACATGCTACAGGTGTTTGCCGACAACCCCACTGCAGCCACAGTGGCTTTAAATATATGCAACGCAGAGAACAAGCCTTACACAAGCCAAAATTCGAACGGACCTTGGCGTACTGAGGTGCGCGGAGCGATGATACACATGGAACGATTTAACGCCCTGACACCATTCCCCAACGCCGTGACGCAAGGCGGCCTTGAGCTGACATGGTATCGCGCTGCGGATCAACGCATGAGGTTTGAAATGGGCTGTTCCTGGCGTGGAGGCGACAAAAGAACTTTCTTTATCCACCCTCCCAACGAGAGAAAGGCCGATACGGATGCCTGGTTGGCGATTTTAGATAGAGTAGAAAAGGGGGTGATCCCATCAATACAGGATGGGCATGTCGACCTACAGGGCAAACTGGAGGACTGGTTCGCTCCGTTACGAGATGAAACTTTCATATTCATCCTTGGCGGAAAAGACGTTACTCCAGGACGATTCATGCGTTGTCTGAACTCGATAATCAAACAGCAGCGAGAGGATTGGGGATGTATCGTAATTGACGATGCATCGTCCCCTGAGTTGGCACAATACATCCAGCGCAGTTGTTCGAAGTATTCAAATAAAATATCCGTTTTCAATATCCGAAAAAGACGAGGCTTACTGGCCAACATGATCTGGGCGATCCGCTTAGCCTGCGCTAATCCTCGATCAATCATTGTCACTGTGGACGCCGACGACATGCTTCTCTCGGATAGGACTCTCGACCAATTGCATGGAGCGTATCAGCGGGGAGCCGACCTCACCGTGGGGTCGATGCTGCGTACGGACAAGCATGTTCATTACCCTATCGACTTTAATGACCCGAGGGGCAATCGGGGCGGAAATGTATGGCAACATTTACGCTCCTTCCGCAAGTATCTCTTTGATGCCGTCCCCGAATCCATGTTCAAATTAAATGGAAGGTATATTGATCTAGCCACGGACTGGGCCTACATGCTGCCGATGGTAGAGCTGGCCAAAAATCCTGTTCACATACGACACTCTTTGTATCTGTATGAGCCATCGGGAACAGGTAAAGGCGCGGACACACAACGTCGTGAGGATATCATTGCACAAATTGTGGCTAAGGAACCACTGAATCTGTAA
- a CDS encoding IS110 family RNA-guided transposase, protein MAKLKVSSVHRFVEAFSGEKVWIGVDVHKLSFSVALLRPDGAVKDWTCPADATALTRLVMSLPVEVGAVCYESGPTGFELARSLEAEGVTVVVAAPSRIPRPITATNKTDSLDCRKLAELAASGLIRPIAIPSVEAEAFRALERRRHQLTDSLRRAKQRIRSLLLYLGAQEPADLDHWSKAAILTLHQVELPSGAKETLESLLDELEYFACAQRKVDQRLRISIREQDEARRIAAMRSVPGVGEVVATTFAAEVYRPERFNRSEEVTAYLGLAPVMRQSGGSKGKATLRPVGQKRLRSLLIEAAWVWKQRDEWAREFYNRIYSRHGVAQKAIAALARKLAALLWKLSLPVTQS, encoded by the coding sequence ATGGCAAAGCTCAAAGTATCATCTGTTCATCGGTTTGTTGAAGCGTTTTCCGGCGAGAAGGTATGGATAGGAGTGGACGTCCATAAGCTGAGTTTCAGCGTGGCTTTGCTCAGACCTGATGGTGCCGTGAAGGACTGGACTTGTCCGGCTGATGCAACAGCACTCACCCGGCTTGTCATGTCATTACCTGTTGAGGTTGGCGCGGTTTGCTATGAATCTGGACCGACTGGCTTTGAGTTGGCCAGGAGCCTCGAAGCAGAAGGTGTTACGGTTGTCGTTGCTGCGCCAAGCCGAATCCCGCGCCCCATTACCGCTACCAACAAGACCGACAGCCTGGACTGCCGCAAACTGGCAGAGCTGGCAGCCTCCGGCCTGATCAGACCAATCGCCATTCCTTCCGTTGAAGCTGAAGCCTTCCGTGCTCTTGAGCGTCGAAGGCATCAGCTCACCGACTCTCTTCGTCGAGCTAAACAACGGATTCGTTCACTTCTTCTTTATCTTGGAGCGCAGGAGCCTGCCGATCTGGACCATTGGAGCAAGGCTGCCATACTCACACTTCATCAGGTGGAACTTCCTTCGGGGGCAAAAGAGACTCTTGAAAGCTTGCTCGATGAACTGGAGTACTTCGCTTGTGCACAACGCAAAGTGGATCAGCGTTTGCGAATAAGCATCCGGGAACAAGACGAGGCAAGACGTATTGCCGCCATGAGGTCCGTTCCCGGCGTTGGCGAAGTCGTGGCCACGACTTTTGCGGCAGAGGTTTACCGCCCGGAACGTTTCAATCGCAGCGAAGAGGTGACAGCTTACCTGGGCCTTGCGCCAGTGATGCGGCAAAGTGGAGGCAGCAAGGGTAAGGCAACACTTCGCCCGGTCGGTCAAAAGCGATTACGAAGTTTACTGATTGAAGCAGCTTGGGTGTGGAAGCAGCGAGATGAGTGGGCCAGGGAGTTCTACAACCGAATTTATAGCCGACATGGTGTGGCACAAAAAGCAATAGCTGCGCTTGCTCGTAAATTGGCCGCGCTTTTGTGGAAGCTCAGCTTACCTGTAACGCAGTCGTAA